A region of Kribbella sp. NBC_01245 DNA encodes the following proteins:
- a CDS encoding DUF4383 domain-containing protein, translated as MMSQTNASSMTATAVQKTALAVAVVFLAVGVVGFIPGITTDYDSMMFAGHDSDAMLLGVFQVSILHNIVHLLFGVAGLVLARTASGARGFLIGGGIVYLLLWVYGLVIDESSAANFVPLNTADNWLHLGLGAGMVLLGLALGRTVSTTTTVQP; from the coding sequence ATGATGTCGCAGACCAACGCAAGCTCGATGACCGCCACGGCGGTGCAGAAGACCGCGCTGGCAGTGGCGGTCGTGTTCCTAGCCGTCGGAGTCGTCGGGTTCATTCCGGGGATCACCACGGATTACGACTCGATGATGTTCGCCGGCCATGACTCCGACGCGATGCTGCTCGGGGTCTTCCAGGTGTCGATCCTGCACAACATCGTCCACCTGCTCTTCGGCGTCGCCGGCCTGGTGCTGGCCCGTACCGCGTCGGGCGCTCGCGGCTTCCTGATCGGCGGCGGCATCGTGTACCTGCTGTTGTGGGTCTACGGTCTTGTGATCGACGAGTCCAGCGCGGCGAACTTCGTCCCGCTGAACACCGCCGACAACTGGCTCCACCTGGGCCTCGGCGCCGGCATGGTCTTGCTGGGCTTGGCTCTGGGCCGAACCGTCAGCACGACGACCACTGTTCAGCCCTGA
- a CDS encoding glycosyl hydrolase family 28-related protein → MAQTYPLPSIYPTSDDFIVTVNGQSVPVTAFAPEPGGGVEYHYAHFSFSGTVTVEVTTLEQIDFYTVSPLALEIPSQVSGNRLSFTLDRSRYLIVKIDDLKELVIAADPEELDAPAAYGPGIFNVAAFGADRTGGSLATEAVQAAIDAAHAAGGGVVYVPVGVFMIGSIVLRSRVQLYLAGGSVLRATGNPADYAKKFHHDSLGMDGTWLISTEPGSSDITISGRGTIDGQGARMRKDGNYLNHLLVPVGTRGLTVDGVIGRDSGSWAFLPSRCSDVRITNYKGFQTQRQFENDVLDINECQDVTVRHTIAICEDDPYSTKAWAEDANIALSWPHPRQPVERVLFEDVVAWTHCAAFKIGNGHYSYQRDVTYRNGYVYNATRAIAVDPAYGSEPCTDIVYEDIDIESLDHNRGNQNWLLIHTRERGLGIGPVSGVLVNRVNVRAQGGMAPLVAADNVDGGIDGVVLRDVVIEGKPLRTFGQLGITLGPYVEEPTVVYTSQRDVAR, encoded by the coding sequence ATGGCCCAGACCTATCCGCTGCCGTCGATCTATCCCACTTCGGACGACTTCATCGTCACCGTGAACGGGCAATCCGTGCCGGTCACCGCGTTCGCGCCGGAGCCGGGTGGCGGCGTCGAGTACCACTACGCGCACTTCTCCTTTAGCGGCACGGTGACGGTGGAGGTCACCACGCTTGAGCAGATCGACTTTTACACCGTCAGTCCGCTGGCGTTGGAGATTCCGAGCCAGGTCAGCGGGAACAGGCTGTCGTTCACTCTCGATCGCAGCCGCTATCTGATCGTGAAGATCGACGATCTCAAGGAGTTGGTGATCGCGGCCGACCCGGAGGAGCTGGATGCGCCGGCCGCCTACGGGCCCGGGATCTTCAACGTGGCGGCTTTCGGCGCCGATCGGACCGGTGGAAGCTTGGCCACCGAGGCGGTCCAGGCGGCGATCGACGCGGCCCACGCGGCAGGCGGTGGGGTGGTCTACGTACCGGTGGGTGTATTCATGATCGGCAGCATCGTGCTGCGGTCCCGGGTGCAACTCTACCTGGCCGGGGGATCGGTGCTCAGGGCAACGGGTAATCCGGCCGACTACGCGAAGAAGTTCCACCACGACAGCCTGGGGATGGACGGCACCTGGTTGATCTCGACCGAGCCGGGCTCGTCCGACATCACCATCTCCGGTCGCGGCACCATCGACGGCCAGGGTGCGCGGATGCGCAAGGACGGCAACTATCTCAACCATTTGCTGGTCCCGGTCGGCACCCGCGGCTTGACCGTCGACGGTGTGATCGGCCGCGACTCCGGCTCGTGGGCGTTCCTGCCCAGCCGCTGCTCCGACGTACGAATCACCAATTACAAGGGATTCCAGACCCAGCGCCAGTTCGAGAACGACGTGCTCGACATCAACGAATGCCAGGACGTGACGGTCCGGCACACGATCGCGATCTGCGAGGACGACCCGTACTCCACCAAGGCCTGGGCCGAGGACGCCAACATCGCGTTGAGCTGGCCGCACCCGCGGCAGCCGGTCGAGCGGGTGCTGTTCGAGGACGTGGTGGCGTGGACCCATTGCGCCGCGTTCAAGATCGGCAACGGCCACTACTCGTACCAGCGCGATGTCACCTATCGCAACGGGTACGTCTACAACGCGACCCGCGCGATCGCGGTGGACCCGGCGTACGGGAGTGAGCCCTGTACGGACATCGTCTACGAGGACATCGATATCGAGTCGCTCGACCACAACCGCGGCAACCAGAACTGGCTGCTGATCCACACCCGCGAACGCGGTCTCGGGATAGGGCCGGTGTCCGGTGTGCTGGTCAACCGCGTCAACGTCCGTGCGCAGGGCGGGATGGCGCCACTTGTTGCCGCGGACAACGTTGACGGCGGCATCGATGGCGTCGTACTGCGGGACGTGGTCATCGAGGGGAAGCCGCTGCGGACGTTCGGGCAGCTCGGGATCACGCTTGGGCCGTACGTCGAGGAGCCGACGGTCGTCTACACGTCGCAGAGGGACGTCGCTCGGTAA
- a CDS encoding bifunctional 4-hydroxy-2-oxoglutarate aldolase/2-dehydro-3-deoxy-phosphogluconate aldolase — protein sequence MIQLSEALRARPVVAVLRAPDADRFIEVSSVLIEAGIPAVEFTLTSAGVFDALRRARDELPAGVLVGAGSVRTVEQAHRAIDAGASFLVSQVTDAAVIEAAHSRDVPFVPGALTPNEIVLAWSYGVQAVKVSPVGPVGGVSYVAELVGPLPDIRLMPTGLVRIDEAGDYLTAGAAFVGVSRDLTRDALLPGGDLAGLAERAARAVRSVDVHAASAA from the coding sequence ATGATTCAGCTGAGCGAGGCGCTGCGGGCGCGACCGGTGGTCGCCGTGCTGCGGGCGCCCGATGCCGACCGGTTCATCGAGGTCTCCTCGGTGCTGATCGAGGCCGGCATCCCGGCGGTCGAGTTCACCCTCACCTCCGCCGGCGTTTTCGACGCGTTGCGCCGGGCCCGGGACGAGTTGCCGGCCGGCGTTCTGGTCGGGGCCGGCTCGGTCCGTACCGTCGAGCAGGCGCACCGCGCGATCGACGCGGGCGCGTCCTTCCTCGTCAGCCAGGTCACCGACGCGGCCGTGATCGAGGCCGCGCACAGCCGCGACGTGCCGTTCGTTCCCGGCGCGCTGACGCCGAACGAGATCGTGCTTGCTTGGTCGTACGGCGTCCAGGCGGTGAAGGTATCGCCGGTCGGTCCGGTCGGCGGTGTCTCGTACGTCGCGGAGCTGGTCGGTCCGCTGCCCGACATCCGGCTGATGCCGACCGGGTTGGTCCGGATCGACGAGGCGGGCGACTATCTCACGGCCGGAGCCGCGTTCGTCGGGGTCAGTCGCGATCTGACCCGGGACGCGTTGCTGCCCGGCGGCGACCTGGCCGGCCTCGCCGAGCGCGCGGCTCGCGCCGTACGGTCCGTCGACGTCCATGCCGCGTCGGCTGCCTAG
- a CDS encoding carbohydrate ABC transporter permease — MRDQGTRFDTALGWSPRFGPALVLRIALCALVLFIFAAPFLIIISGAFNETTDSTQVNVYPSDPTLLGFKIAAEKGIWGYFATSLIIVGGGLLLQVTLSVLAAYALSRQRFRGQLVVLMLFLLTMMLPEEVIAIPLAQVIADLPLLGISLKGSVLGVILPVAIWGFSILVMSEFMKEIPQEIEEAARIDGVGEIRMLWTIVLPLCKPVLGVITIFGFMMIWNQYLLPLIAANEPSDYTLTVALAFLRTDADVGPGVLLAGALIALLPSLIVYLLMQKSMIRGITSGAMKG, encoded by the coding sequence GGGCTGGTCGCCGCGGTTCGGTCCCGCGTTGGTCTTGCGGATCGCCCTTTGCGCACTGGTGCTGTTCATCTTCGCGGCGCCCTTCCTGATCATCATCTCCGGTGCCTTCAACGAGACGACCGACTCCACTCAGGTGAACGTCTATCCGTCCGATCCGACCCTGCTCGGGTTCAAGATCGCCGCAGAGAAAGGGATTTGGGGATACTTCGCCACCTCCCTGATCATCGTCGGAGGCGGCCTGTTGTTGCAGGTGACGCTGTCGGTGCTGGCGGCCTACGCGTTGTCGCGGCAGCGCTTCCGCGGCCAGCTGGTCGTGCTGATGCTCTTCCTGCTGACGATGATGCTGCCGGAGGAAGTGATCGCGATCCCGCTCGCGCAGGTGATCGCGGACCTGCCGTTGCTCGGGATCAGCCTGAAGGGCAGCGTGCTCGGCGTCATCCTGCCGGTCGCGATCTGGGGATTCTCGATCCTGGTGATGTCGGAGTTCATGAAGGAGATCCCGCAGGAGATCGAGGAGGCGGCCCGGATCGACGGGGTCGGCGAGATCCGGATGCTCTGGACGATCGTGCTGCCGCTGTGCAAGCCGGTGCTCGGCGTGATCACGATCTTCGGGTTCATGATGATCTGGAACCAGTACCTGCTGCCGCTGATCGCCGCCAACGAGCCCAGCGACTACACCCTGACAGTGGCGCTGGCGTTCCTGCGAACGGACGCCGATGTCGGGCCCGGCGTACTGCTGGCCGGCGCCTTGATCGCCTTGCTTCCAAGCCTGATCGTCTACCTGCTGATGCAGAAGTCGATGATCCGCGGCATCACCTCCGGCGCAATGAAGGGCTGA